TGAATACAATGGCTGGTCATATCGGTACTCGAATATTGAATACTCGGATATACTTTGTAACAGTCTACGACTGCTTCTTTCTCCTCAACTCCTCCCACtctctcctccatctcttccaCTCTTCTTGACGACCACCGTCCGGCCATACAGCCCATCCATCACGAATTTCGAAGAATGTGGAAACGGGATTGGTCAACAAAAATGATTTAAGGTCGGATGAGAAGGGAAGAAGTTCAAGGATGGCGTACACGAACACTGCAAACGACGATCCAATGAAAAGACCCCAGTAGATTTGGCGAGGCGTGTGGTAGTTGAGGTGATAACTGAACGTTTGATGTCAATTCGAGAGTTCAACTGGAAGGGATTGGGGAAAACCTAACCGTGAATACGCGACTGCCCCTGTCCAAGCTAGCAATATGAGATACACTGAAGCTCTAAACGTTCTATCGAGGAGAGGATATCCGGATGATGCGAATCTCTGTTTGTAAAACATGTGAAGAATTAGGAAGGAGGAAAAATATCCCATGTATTGACTGTGGCTTGAAGGTAATCCGTAGCCGTTACCGACCATATCTGTTGAGAGCGTCGCGAATGAAGTAGAGTAATATTTTAGATATAGAAACGCACTGGTAGGTCTATCTTCCCTTATTatatgtttgatgaagtAGTTCAACGCCTCGTTCGTCAACTGTCCTGCCCACATAATAATTATGAGAAGTTCTCGGGATTGGACTGCGAGCGCAGCGTAGGAAGCCATGAGGAGGATGGGGCTTAGCGTTATGAGggcgagaagaagagagagatAAGAGGAGTCATTGTAGAGTACGTGTGTGAGGTCAAGGGATGCCTTGGGTCCTGGACTGGACATTGGTAGTAGTAACGTGGTAACCGTGGTTTGTGGGCGTTTGTTTCCTCTTACTCTCATCACACGGACCATGCTTACATTCGTCGTACGCAAGGGCTGCGTCCTCGTTATGGCATCTTTGAATGGAAACGTTCTGGACCTGATTCTCTGCTTCCTCGAATACGTAGATTCATTAAGCCTCCAATTCCCATTTACTCTTCGCCGTCCAACTAGAAATCGACCAATGTCGCTTCCTGTATTACCTATGTCCCGCAATATTAGGAGCTCACGACGTATGTAACCCGCAATGTACTAGTAGTCACAAACACTTTCAAAAGAACTTGCCGACAAGAAACTGTCCGGAAAGCTCAAAGTCCTTTAGCAGATACTCAAAACCAATCAACTCGTAATCCGGAACAGTCGCTATGCGGAAAGATTACTTTAATATGGGGTTTTCAGGTCTAAGTATCAATTTCTCCTCGTCTCATCGAACTTCTACTCTCTGATAGTCTAATCTGCGGTTTCGTCAGGCGCAGAAATCTACATTGACATCAGGCCATCAACAGTCCAAGTCAAGTTCCACCATCCTTTGTCCAAAGCATTCGTTGATGATCTCCGTCGTGTCCCAAAACTGTTGTGTCGAGACATAAAGGTCGTGGCAAGACGCGACGCGGGCGTTCTACATGTCGTCCTAGGAGGCGCAATTTGTGGAGTCGCTTTAGGAGCAGCATTCGGTATCAGATGTGCCACTGGTGAAGGTAACGGCAACACGGAGCGGTACTGAAGCGCATGCTTGTTGTCTGCATTGGCCAGACAGAGGCCATTTGACTCTGAGAGGACTCCTCGGAAAACTCATGTTGCAACTCGACGTTTGTCTCCTGAACATGTAAGTGTTCTATATCGCTCTAGGTTAGAGAGCAAAGCCGAAGGTGGGCGACGATGAGTCGCCCAGAAATGAATTCTCTGGCTCAGACTCAATATGATCGTAAATGCCTCGAAGTTCTGCGACCTCCGTGGTACGCTTGCAGTACGCGCATCGTGTTTGGAGGGTCACGTCAGGCCATGAAATACTTGTACAGTTTGTGAGCATTGTAAGTCGAAAGTATTTCAGTGTTCAAATGGCAAGCACGTGTATGACGTCACGTCGCGTATGTCGCGTTATTGCATCTGTTCAGTTCTTCTCCATCGATAACCATGTCCTTCCCAGTCAAGGAGATCCAAACAAAGCCCTTTGAAGGCCAGAAACCAGGTACTTCTGGTTTGCGAAAAAGGTGCTTTTCCCCCAGTTCTTCTCATCAGATTCCAGACTGATCTGTCCGGCAGAGTCAAGGTCTTTCAGCAAGAGGTATCCCGCTCGTAATATATCTTCATCAGCGTTGTGTTCATCGAGCAATCCTCTCTAGCATTACACGGAAAACTTTATTCAATCCATTTTCACGTCCATTGCACCTCTTTCGAGCGAGTTCACTCTCGTGATCGGAGGAGACGGCCGTTACCTCTCCCCAGAGACAGTTCAAACCATCCTCAAAATCGGTGCTGCCAATGGCGTTGCAAAATTCATTGTCGGTTGTCAATCCATCTTATCCACCCCGGCTGCTTCCAACGTTATCAGGAAATACAAAGCCAACGGCGGTATCCTTCTCACTGCATCCCACAACCCTGGTGGTCCCAATGCCGATTTCGGTATCAAATACAACGTTTCCAATGGTGGCCCGGCCCCAGAAAACGTCACCGACAAGATTTTTGCGGCGACCAAAACAATCACCTCCTACAAGGTCATTGAAGCTCCTCCAGTAGACCTCAACAAGATTGGTGAAACCACTTTTGGTCCAGCGAAAGTCAAGATAATCGACTCGGTTGACGACTACATTACCCTACTCAGAGGCATCTTCGATATCGAGCTGATCAAACAGTTCCTCGAGAGCCACCACAATTACACCGTGCTCTTCGATGGTCTTCATGGTGTAACTGGTCCATACGCGACGCGTATCTTCACCAAACTGTTTGCCCTCCCTGAATCCTCCGTTCAAAACTGCGTCCCACTTCCTGATTTTGGTGGAGGGCATCCCGATCCTAACCTCACATACGCAAAGACATTGGTAGATGCGGTCGAGGCCAATAATATCCAGTTCGGTGCTGCTAGCGATGGAGACGGAGATAGAAATATGATTTACGGCAAGGGCGCGTTTGTTACGCCTAGTGACAGTGTAGCTGTCATCGCCGATTGGGCAGAGGAAGCTATCCCGTACTTCCACAAGAAGAATGGCGGTGTCAAGGGTTTGGCTAGGAGTATGCCCACTAGTAAGGCAATAGACTTGGTTGCGCAGAAGAGGGGCTTGGAGTACTTTGAGGTTCCGACTGGTGAGTGACTTCCAGCAGCGGATCCTCAATTTCGTAACCCTGATCCTTGTTCAGGATGGAAGTTCTTCGGAAACCTGATGGACGCTGGACGATTATCCATTTGTGGTGAAGAATCTTTCGGGACCGGAAGTGACCACATAAGAGAGAAGGATGGGCTGTGGGCTGTTATCGGTGAGTTTTGCAAGGATATTTAGGAATCGTCGAGTCATCGACATTTCACGACAGCGTGGTTAAACATTCTTGCCTACGCCAACTCTAAATCACCCAATAAGCTCTTGGGGATCAACGACATTCTCCAGCGCCACTATTCCATCTACGGTCGCAACTACTTCTCTAGATATGATTATGAAGAGGTCTCTTTGGAAGGCGCCCAAAAAATCGTCGATGCCTTGAACCAGCACCTCTCCGCATCTTCCCTCTCCAACAAGGAATTTACTTCCACCTCGACCAAAGAGAAATACACCGTCAAGGATCTGAGCAACTTCAGCTACACAGACCCTATCGATAAGAGTGTGAGTAAGAATCAGGGACAAATCGTAGAGTTCACGGATGGAAGCCGAGTTGTGTTTAGGTTGAGTGGGACTGGAAGTCAGGGTGCCACAGTGAGAATGTACGTTGAGAGGTATGTTGCTCCAGGCGCTGGTGACGAAGCTTTGAAAAAGGCGGCAAAAGACGGGCTCAAGGGGTTGATTGAGGTGAGTTATTTTGCCTTGTGTTATATCAGAGGGAGATGGAAATTGATCGACAACTAGGTTGCCCTTGATCTGAGCAACTTGAAGGAGTTTTTGGGAAGGGAGGAGGCTACTGTCATTACGGTGTGGATTATTTCTTTCGCTTGTTTTGGCAATCTACTGAACAGCCATGTCAGTAATTTAACCTTGATTGAGAACGACCACTCGAAGGAATGGAAGGAAAATGAAAGGTCACTAGAGACTATGGATGTAAAATCTGTATTAGTACCGATTTTTGCCCGTTGAAGGGAGATGCAGGGCCACCGGCGTGAGAATACCTCCAACTCCATCTCCCAACTTGACGCGTTTTCACCGATGAAACCAATCAAAACCGAGGAAGACGGGGAAGACGAGTCTGTAACTCCGGAGGACACGAAAGATGCTATCAAAGGAGAAGATGCTGATGAGAAGATCGGTGGAAACTACAGACATTTGAAAACAGAGACCGACTCTAAAGAGGAACTcgtgaagaaggaagaaaaaaaagaaaccaTTGAATCTAAAGTGGAATGCAAGAGAAGGCTCCTACCAGAGAGAAATGTTTGTACACTCTGCAACGGCCAGCCAGAATTCTCAAATAATCTTCGCAGGCTgctctcaaagtcaaaaaggAGATCGAAGGAAACTTCCTTTCTCCAGAGACTGTCTGTCGCCTTTTGGACGGAGTGGAACCTTTCTCGATCCCatttgacgaagacgacgacgaagattTAGACTTGAACTTCACCGTTTCCCGTCCGCTTCTTCGCGAACTTTTCGGCGGGAACTCCCAAGCGGCTTTTCCTAATTTCAAGTCGAAGGAGAAACTCACTTCAAACGGGTTTACGGATCATCAATGGATGTGTATGACAGGGAAGTATAATCCTCATCTTCCGTCTCTTCCAGGCCAACCTGGCCTGTATTTCGGATCTCGTAATTTGAATGATGATCTCACACCAAACGTAGTGTGGGATCAGGGGGTTTGTCGAGTTTTTGCTGGGATCTCAAGTGGCAATTGGCTCTATGTTGGGCACTATGAGGTGGAGTATGCTGCAAGGTTGACGTCGGATGAGTGGCAGAACCTAGCAGGCGAGGTACGTATATGGTATATGTCTATGCTCGTTCCAGAGTTGCTAACCATTTTTTAATTGTTCTTTAATCAGGTTAAAAAGACTTGGATTGTCGGAGTGATGAATAAGAATTGGGGTCGTGATAAGCGGATACGAATATTTCTTCGAAACCGTCCTGGAGCTAATCGCCAATTTACGTTGAACGAGTACTTGGCTTTACTGGGAGATACTCACAATAAATACTTGGACTCGGTTTCCGAAGCCCAAGTTATTGAGGCTTTTGAGAGAGGAGAAGAGGTAAGTGCTTGTAGTTTCAAAGTTTCTTCGTATGAGTCTTTGTTCATCCAGTTTTTGAACAGGCCCTTGTTGTTTGGAAAATGCGTTGTATTGGCTATGAAAAAGCGTTCCAGCGTTTCATTGCTAAGCCTCCCGGGACCAAGATTCCGAGCTCaaagaagcagaaagcgAGTGAACAACCATCAACCTCGGCCTCTCCTACCAAACGAATGCGGACACGTTCCAGCGCCAGATAAGGCGCTTACTCACTCTTCCGCTAAATTTCTTGTCTTTGGATTGTCTTTCTCAAGACTATTGTATATTGACACAGGTTTTTCGTGGACAGGCGAGTAGTTCCGCAATAAGGTACTTGACTCCACTCCCCCGTCCTGAATCGTACCATGTCCTTGCTTGCTATACATCACCTCCCTTGCCTGCCTATATCTGAATACCTCATCCTCTGTTACAAACATTTACGGGTAGATTGTAGATCGGCAAATGAAACATTCTCCTTCTAAAATCCGATAATAAAACAGAGCCTTTACTAAAGCGCGAAAGGCAATAGAGCCGCAGCGCCATTGCCTTTGTTGCTCGACGCGCCTGTAAGCTGGTTCCCGAGCACCAGTAAAGCAGCTTCAGATGCCTCGAGCGTGATCTTCCCATTCGTTATCTTCTCTTCCTGAAGCTTTCCTTCAGCCAAACCACTTGTTGCAAACGTCTGTCCAGCCCACAGAGTTTGATTACCCGCCTTCACATCAGCCCCAGGCGCTTGTAAACGTCTAACCATCACCGGTGTATTGGAAGCTGGCAAGTAAGACGAGAAGTCAAACACCACACTAGGTCGTGTTTGGCTTTGAGTCTGGTTGAAAATCTGCATATTGATGAGAACCAGTTTAGCTGGGAAACGACTACCGAATGAGCTTTCGGTGTCCCAGAAGCCGTAAGCGACGAGTTGGCCTGCAGAGGTGTCACCTCCTGCTGTGGTTATCGTAGAACCATTTGATTGACGGCCTGGGTAGATATTTGCGATGCGTAGGGTTTTGGAGTGACCAAGTGTTTCTGTAATAAATAGGTAGGTGGAGTATGATGGGAAAACCTGGATGGGGCCGTTCAAGTTGTCGACGGGATACCTATTTAGAGTATGATTGATGCAGTTATACAAAGAAGTGTTCTCGTACCATAGGTTATAACGACTCAATCCACCGTGGTTGAGCTGTGTTGAACTTTGCAACGCTAGAGGCCCTCCTTGATGAATGAACATTCTAATGGTTATCACATGTCGGAGAGGTACCCAAATCGTTGTCTACGTATTGAACTTACCTGGAAACATTGAGCGAGGCAGCGTAAAACGTCGTGTCGAGCAACCATAGTGCTTGCCCAAAGGTATTGCTGACACCATCTTTCCCTGAACACGAAACAGAATTATATTCGCCTAGGAAAAGACTATCACATCCAAACAATTTGCAACCAAACGGAAGTACTGACCAATGACAAAGGCATCTGAACCAAGCGTGTCACGAACGAAGTGGATCCGAGGCTGCCATAGGTCGAGATACCTGAACAACATCGCTTCAGAAATGGGTCTCGATGGGTTGATGTGAGGACTCACATTCCGAGGCGCGTATGATTGACCTGTACAAGTTGAATTCAAGACACCGGTATTGAAGATTTTTAGGGCAACATACCAGATTAGGAAGAGTCGCCACCGCTATCCTAGGTGGATCACAAACCTTTCTTTCGTCTCAACATTCAGTCAATGAGTAGAATGAATGCGAACGCACGCTGTATTGGTAGGTGTGTTCACTGCACGATCTGACGGTCTTGTCGTTGTTGGCCCCAGCTTTCAGAGCGCTCACGCAATCCAGTTGCCTGTCGGCCCCAGGTGCATCGAAAGGCCACAAGGGATCCTCAGCAGTTGCGGCGATCTGGAATTTGGGGGTCGTATAGTTCAAGGCAAGAGAGATATTTTTTGACCATGGCTGCATACCTTTGTGAGTACCCGCAAAACTGAACATGTAAAGAATTAGACGTACCCTCCATATTGCAGTATAGTTCTCGGGTGTGAATTTCAAGTAATGATCAGGTTCGTTGCCGACTGTAGGTAAATTGAATCTTCCGAATCGTGGGGCAAACGGTCGACTAACTTTCGAGGCCAACTAACTGCTGCTGTCCCAAAGCACGAGCACCAGATTGGGCCATGGATAAGGCACCTTGAAAGTCCAGATCTTCGAGATCCTAATGAAACGGCCTAGTTGGCGCAAGATCGGATTGTTCTGCGTTCAAATCATCGCACCAAATTCATGATCACTTCAGTACCATCTGGAAGAAGCTCTTGAACTGCATCCCAAAATCCAGGTCCAATAGTAGTGTTATGAAGAACACCTTGGTCGTCAATGAAGTTGAACAAAGCTGTCTGTTGAGACCCATCCCAGTATGTCGAATCGGCTGTGATTCCTCCTATTCGTATTTCGGCAGGATGTCCGGTACGGTTCTTCAGATTTTCCAGTAAATTCCTTGTTAGTGTGTTCGGATGGGTGAGGTTGCCAGTGTACGTGATGAAGAAGGCTGTTTCGATACTGAAGCTCGCCAGAGCAGGATGAAGAGGGTGAGATACGTTGATAGGTAGTGAGGGTGGACCTTCCAACTTCAGCACACCATTGTTAAGGGCTCCTCGTACGCCAGCTACGACGAGGGCTCCGAGAAAGACGAAAAGGTACGGCTTCATGGGTGAAGAGGCAAATGGACGAACATCCAGTTTATATTACCTTGCCCCTTGGAAGGTACCCCTTGCTTCGTCAGGACATGTGAACATCGCGTCCTTGAGGAAAGCAAGTCAGAGGACCTATGGCCGCAGTCCCAGATGACTGAAGACAAGGACTACATGAAGCATTCCCACGCTGCGTGTACGTTTAAACTTCCCCTTCATACCTTCGGGAATAATGTCGGATATGTTCCAGTTTGACACCTGAGCAGAGCCGAGTTAGCAATGGGTACACAAATCCGTGAAGTATGTGTTGATGCACGACCACTTCCACTTAGACACTTAGAGTTGTTGACGGGAACATTTCGCTCGATGTGAGCTTAGGGCGAAATTCCACGCGTCTTCGAGCTACTAACTATCGGTTTACACAGTGAACGGATTCAAACAAAGAACAAAAGCTATTAAATTCAAAGGGATTTCTAAGGCCCTAAATGGATGCCG
Above is a genomic segment from Marasmius oreades isolate 03SP1 chromosome 4, whole genome shotgun sequence containing:
- a CDS encoding uncharacterized protein (CAZy:GH79); its protein translation is MKPYLFVFLGALVVAGVRGALNNGVLKLEGPPSLPINVSHPLHPALASFSIETAFFITYTGNLTHPNTLTRNLLENLKNRTGHPAEIRIGGITADSTYWDGSQQTALFNFIDDQGVLHNTTIGPGFWDAVQELLPDGTEVIMNLDLEDLDFQGALSMAQSGARALGQQQLVGLEIGNEPDHYLKFTPENYTAIWRPWSKNISLALNYTTPKFQIAATAEDPLWPFDAPGADRQLDCVSALKAGANNDKTVRSCSEHTYQYSVCDPPRIAVATLPNLVNHTRLGMYLDLWQPRIHFVRDTLGSDAFVIGEYNSVSCSGKDGVSNTFGQALWLLDTTFYAASLNVSRMFIHQGGPLALQSSTQLNHGGLSRYNLWYPVDNLNGPIQVFPSYSTYLFITETLGHSKTLRIANIYPGRQSNGSTITTAGGDTSAGQLVAYGFWDTESSFGSRFPAKLVLINMQIFNQTQSQTRPSVVFDFSSYLPASNTPVMVRRLQAPGADVKAGNQTLWAGQTFATSGLAEGKLQEEKITNGKITLEASEAALLVLGNQLTGASSNKGNGAAALLPFAL